The DNA segment CGGTGCCGTTCTACCACCTGTTCGGCAGCGAAGAGAACTCTTCGAAAGCCGCACCGGTGCAAGAGCGCATCCCGGCTGCCTACGTTGCACTGGCCAAAGCAGAAGCCGATCGTCTGGGCGTCAACGAGGGCGCGCTGGTCAGCCTGGAGGTGGCCGGCCAGACCCTGCGTCTGCCGCTGCGCATCAATGAAGAACTGGGCGCTGGCCTGGTCGCCCTGCCGGTCGGTCTGGCAGGCATTCCGCCGGCGTTTTCCGGCAAATCCGTGGCCGGTCTGCAGGAGGCAGCGCAATGAGCTGGTTCACCCCTGAAGTGATCGATGTGATCATTGCGGTCCTCAAGGCCATCGTCATCCTGCTTGCCGTGGTCATCAGCGGCGCGTTGCTCAGCTTCGTCGAGCGACGCCTGCTGGGCTGGTGGCAGGACCGCTATGGCCCGAACCGGGTTGGCCCGTTCGGTATGTTCCAGATCGCTGCCGACATGCTGAAGATGTTCTTCAAAGAAGACTGGATGCCGCCGTTTGCCGACAAGGTGATCTTCACCCTGGCACCGGTGGTGGCCATGAGCGCCTTGCTGATCTCGTTCATCGTCATCCCGATCACCCCGACCTGGGGTGTCGCAGACCTGAACATCGGCCTGCTGTTCTTCTTCGCGATGGCGGGTCTGTCGGTGTACGCAGTGCTGTTCGCCGGTTGGTCGAGTAACAACAAGTACGCCTTGCTGGGCAGCCTGCGGGCCTCGGCCCAGACCGTGTCGTACGAAGTGTTCATGGGTCTTGCGCTGATGGGCGTGGTGGTTCAGGCCGGCTCGTTCAACATGCGCGACATCGTCGAGTATCAGGCGCAGAACCTGTGGTTCATCATTCCACAGTTCCTCGGCTTCTGTACGTTCTTCGTCGCTGGCGTCGCCGTGACTCACCGTCACCCGTTCGACCAGCCCGAAGCCGAGCAGGAACTGGCCGACGGTTACCACATTGAATATGCCGGCATGAAATGGGGCATGTTCTTCGTCGGCGAGTACATCGGCATCGTGCTGATCTCGGCGCTGCTGGTCACCCTGTTCTTCGGTGGCTGGCATGGTCCGTTCGGTATCCTGCCGCAGATCCCCTTCATCTGGTTCGCTTTGAAGACCGCGTTCTTCATCATGCTGTTCATCCTGCTGCGCGCTTCGATTCCGCGCCCGCGCTATGACCAGGTGATGGATTTCAGCTGGAAATTCTGCCTGCCGCTGACCCTGATCAATTTGCTGGTGACTGCCGCGATCGTGTTGCTCAACACGCCGGCAGGCGCGGTTCAGTGAGGTAACTGACCCATGTTCAAATATATTGGCGACATCGTTAAGGGTACCGGTACCCAGTTGCGCAGCCTGGTGATGATTTTCGGTCACGGCTTTCGCAAGCGCGACACCCTGCAATACCCGGAAGAACCGGTTTATCTGGCACCACGCTATCGCGGCCGGATCGTCCTGACCCGCGACCCCGACGGTGAAGAACGCTGCGTGGCCTGCAACCTGTGCGCCGTGGCCTGCCCGGTCGGCTGCATCGCCTTGCAGAAGACCGAGGCCGAAGACGGTCGCTGGTACCCGGAGTTCTTCCGCATCAACTTCTCGCGCTGCATTTTCTGCGGCCTGTGCGAAGAAGCCTGCCCGACTACCGCGATCCAGTTGACCCCGGATTTCGAAATGGCTGACTTCAAGCGCCAAGACCTGGTGTACGAGAAAGAAGACCTGCTGATTTCCGGCCCCGGCA comes from the Pseudomonas sp. StFLB209 genome and includes:
- the nuoI gene encoding NADH-quinone oxidoreductase subunit NuoI; its protein translation is MFKYIGDIVKGTGTQLRSLVMIFGHGFRKRDTLQYPEEPVYLAPRYRGRIVLTRDPDGEERCVACNLCAVACPVGCIALQKTEAEDGRWYPEFFRINFSRCIFCGLCEEACPTTAIQLTPDFEMADFKRQDLVYEKEDLLISGPGKNPDYNFYRVAGMAISGKPKGAAQSEAEPINVKSLLP
- the nuoH gene encoding NADH-quinone oxidoreductase subunit NuoH; this translates as MSWFTPEVIDVIIAVLKAIVILLAVVISGALLSFVERRLLGWWQDRYGPNRVGPFGMFQIAADMLKMFFKEDWMPPFADKVIFTLAPVVAMSALLISFIVIPITPTWGVADLNIGLLFFFAMAGLSVYAVLFAGWSSNNKYALLGSLRASAQTVSYEVFMGLALMGVVVQAGSFNMRDIVEYQAQNLWFIIPQFLGFCTFFVAGVAVTHRHPFDQPEAEQELADGYHIEYAGMKWGMFFVGEYIGIVLISALLVTLFFGGWHGPFGILPQIPFIWFALKTAFFIMLFILLRASIPRPRYDQVMDFSWKFCLPLTLINLLVTAAIVLLNTPAGAVQ